The DNA sequence GAGATGTGTTGAGGGACTCTGTTTTGCACGATGCCTCCTCTCGTCTCCGTGCTAAGAGGCAGGGGTCAGTCTAAAAAGGTGAGAAACCCTGATTCTTCTTCTGCCTCAGGATTAACAGGGTCTCTGATTTTGATGTCAAACTCTGTTGCAGTGTCAGTGCCAGTTACTATTTGTGCAAATGTGAGCACCTCTGAGCAGGCGGCATTTCCTTTAGGCGttgctgctgtttctttttttatagctATTGTTGCTCATGTGAACCGTGAGCATATTCAGGGATTTACAGACTGCAGGCTACTTTTGATGCACCTTGGTTTGCTCAGACAACATGTGCTAATATGCTTCTGTTATGTTTTGATGTTATGTGTGATTCCTGAAGTATTGTGCGTACTATTTCCCTGTCATGTTATCTCAAGAGCTCAAGATCCTCAGGATTCTCTGAGGTGGATTTATTGCCTGTGAGAAGACtgtttccttttacattttctgtcctgTGTTTAGTCAATATGCTGGGAGTCttcattttgcttcatttgCTGCCCTCTGGTGGCAAAAGGATCCATTGAGAAACTGTATCATTGTGGCTGACGTGTTCAAATCtcacagtgaaagtgaaacagaaaacaaacaactgaaccactttctttaaaaaaaaaacaaaacatttagcatATAAGCATGTAATTAATGCTATAATACAATTGTACATGATATACCCAGCGGGGGAACTAGGTACACTTACTGAAGTCCTCCCTTACACTTTCTCTTGTGCTCTACTACACCTCAGatggaaatattgtactttttactctactacatttgtttgacagtttCAGTTACTTTACtgacacatattttaatacaaataattgAATCCACTAATAAACATTTATGTATTGTCATAGAAACTACCTACCAGGACATAAAGTGGATTAAAATCAGCTCTACTTTTAGCAACTGCAGCATTGGTGATGTTTGAACATAAATGCATCAATAAGTATGAGCCACTATTGTAAGTACAGTACTTCAGCTGtggtaaagaatttgaagtggtacttggtGGTAGTCGAGGATTTTTAGCActttttgagtttgtgtacttctaccacgtTCAACTCACAAATTTGGCAACAACCAACTGCTTTAATGGAGTTAGTATTTTGTATCAACTTGGTTACACATTAAAGcagtaaaactaacaaaatgtagaaggaaaaaagttatcCACGTTCTGGAGGCTGGATCCACAAAAACTGtacattaacaaacacacaaaataccCTTATACAGGATTTGCACACAGCTACATGGTAATGCTTTATAAAATTACTTAGAATGgctaaataaagattaaaagcTTTTCCCTtaaggtgtcgccacagcgggaGCATGTTCCATACATGGATTTGGCACAAGTTtctacaccagatgcccttcctgctgcaagcctcacattttatctgggcttggctgggtggggccataTCTGTTGGGGGTGGGATTTGTACCTGTTGCCTTTTGCATCCCAGccctatgctctaccactgagccacctaTAATGGCTAAATGTGagtgttgttgttattatgttgtttgtgtttaaaaaaggaaatgccactttaaaaactaacaatgttttttctgcTACGAAATATTGTTTTGCGAatgagattttttgtttttaaagctaaatATCACGGATAGCAGAAATTGTTTAAAGCACAATATGAGATATTTCACAATATACTTTTAAAAGCGAATCTTATGTCTGAAAATGAttcatccatttgtttttgtgttttgagtgTATAGTCTCTGTCCAAGGATTTGGAAAAAGTGCATCTTGATGACTACAACAGAAATGCAACACACTTAAGACAACAATTAAAgattgatattttaaaacaatttatattttgaCGAAAATGCATAGCCTgacaaactattttaaaaaccgtcatacattttttttcaggtgATCAAACAGCCAATAAAGTATGCAAAGCCCcagaagtttgtgttttttttggtttttttaatgcCTGTTTGTGTAGCAATACAGCAATTATCTCTTTATGTATCTAATAAATTTAAAGCTCTGTAAACCGCACCACAGAACTGAGACTTCGCGCGGTCACGACACGCCCTGACGTTACAGTAGGTCTGCTGTACGTGCACGCCGGAACCACTGTTGCTTTCACGTGCTCCGCCAAAAGTTATGATTTCAACTTAAACAACTTTCAAAACCAACACTAACATCCGTGCGAGTAGCTCAGTAGCGATTTATGATGAAATGTTCACTACTCTGGTGTCTTTGTTTATCGAGATGGAGATGAATTTTAGTCTGCGCGGCTAAGTGGAGTAGCTGCAAAGCTagagagaataagaaaaagCTGCGTGTAGAGGAAGCAGTTTGGGGTTTTTAACACTTGTTTGGCCATATTTAGGGACTTTAAACCAAACTTGTAATCTTTTTGAAAAATTGTTGAAATGTCGGACAGGCCCTGAAGGCACCAGGGAAAGCGCGCTCCCTGCACGTGCCCGGTGTAGCTGTCAGTAAGCGGAGCCTGCTCGCATAGCGGGACGACAAGCCCACCTGGACCGTGTCGAACGAGAATCGTGCACTTCGAGTTTTCCGTTGTTGTCTAACTGAAAactcgtcttttttttttaaataataaaattcgcCGTGATAACGTGCTTCCCAAATAAAGAAGCAGTCTGGGGTTCCGCTTTGAGCAGCTATGATGCGGGGCttagctagctaacgttagccgcGAGCTAGCATCCAACGTTTGGGCTGAAGTAACGTTAGCGGAGTCCGCGAACCTTCTCTTGGCTTTGTGAGGGTGATTGAACTGGattaaaatggaggaaagtaACCCTCTCAAGAAACTGTTCCTCTATCTGCAAGACCCCCACCTTGTCTCCCGCTTTCAGCACTTGTGTGGTGTACGTGGGACGTTTTCGAGGACCACCACCAACGCTGACAGCATCAGCAAGGAAGCGGAGCGGACGCACTCGCACCACAACGGGGATTGTTGTCGCCACATTACCGAGGAACAAGAGACAGAAAGCTTGGCAGCAGTCGGAGCTGGACCGGGGGGTGGCATGCATAAGAAAGCAGTGGGGGTCCGGAAGAGGATTACCGATGCAAACACTGAGAAAACGGAGCAAGATAGAAGCGCTCGCCAGAACGGAGCAGTGACCGCCGTGGGAGAAACGTTCGATGAGCGCAGCAACGGTGGCAGACTCGCCGCGGCTGCAGCTACGGGTTCGGGCGGTTGCAGCGGGGCCGGGTCGCAGTTCTCAGGGGTAACCGAGTCAAAGGAGAAGGGGACGGAGGAGGGCAGCGAAGCCCCGGGAAGTCCCACACCGAGCAGCACATTGAAACCCCTCCGCAGAAACTCTCTGACGGGCGACACCGGGCAGGAGTTCCACATCGAGAACCGGTTCTTGTACTACCTCTTCACTTTCGGAACCGAGCTGGGCAACGAGTTCTTCTACATCACTTTCTTCCCCTTCGTCATATGGAACCTGGACGCCTTCGTGGGCAGAAGGCTGATCATGGTCTGGGTCTGGGTCATGTATCTGGGACAGTGCACCAAGGATGTGATCGGCTGGTCTCGGCCCGATTCTCCTCCCGTGGTCAAAGTGGAGGTGTTTTACAACTCGGAGTACAGCATGCCGTCCACACACGCCATGTCGGGCATGGCCATCCCGTTCTCCCTGTTCGTGATGACCTACGGCCGGTGGGAGGTACAGTAAATTCCGCCTAAACAGACTGTCACACCGCTGGAAAGGAGAAGAAGCCAGGAGCCGCTTCCTCCTGGCTTCATAGTTCCTCTTGTCATGTTTCACAACATTTGCTGTCACgcaaaagtgcaaataaaaaatgctcAGTTTAATGGAGTTTAAGTAGAGGAACCTGTTAAAAGTCTTTCCTTACGTTACTGTATACACACAGCTGATTTCTCATCAATGTGATTGAGTTGGTGACCAAAGTATTCAAACAATATTGAACTTGGCTCAAAAATatggtttctgcagaaatacaaCATGTTCAGGCCTTGCTAAGTTTAAATGATCATTTCTGGCTATTTCATTTGGAATTTGAtccaacacacattttatttcataaaattaaCGTTTAATTACTGTGGTAGCAGTAAAAAACGTcacaaaactttttaaaatgagaaacaaattcCTGGGAAGTTATTTGTGCTATAACCTGCAAACAAACTTAAACTTATAAAAATAGAGTAGAAAAGAATATGCTTTATTGTCCATGAAGTGGAAATTTCTCTTGGACTCAAGTGCTGTTACAGTAGCTGCTCCTTAAAATCACCTCATGTCACAGGTAAAACgcttcaaaaggaaaaacaaatgttcttttttccatcACCTGCAGATTTGGGGCGAACAAATAGCAGCTGATAAATGTGGACCTGATTTTAAGCGCTTTCTTTAATGCCATGTGTTCAGTCCACAATAtagcattattatttattaaatatattattttaataagcattttttttgtcctttccgcttatcccgtgagttcagtgtcgccacagcagatctttttttttttttttttttttttttttgccggatgcccttcctgacacaccCTCCCcaattctaccgggcttggaccggcactgcacagctggcgaggggaatgggctgttaggggttcagtgtcttgcccagggacactttgacatatagccagggatgttcgtggacgactgcctttactaACTTATCTACAGCCGCCCCAAGCATAAAGCTGCAAATAAaagaggtggagtaaacatatTTTACTCTGAGTTGAAGTAGGTTGAAAGTAACAAAATGGGAATGGTTAAGTAAAGTGTAGgtaccttttaaaat is a window from the Channa argus isolate prfri chromosome 16, Channa argus male v1.0, whole genome shotgun sequence genome containing:
- the LOC137101033 gene encoding sphingosine-1-phosphate phosphatase 1-like; protein product: MEESNPLKKLFLYLQDPHLVSRFQHLCGVRGTFSRTTTNADSISKEAERTHSHHNGDCCRHITEEQETESLAAVGAGPGGGMHKKAVGVRKRITDANTEKTEQDRSARQNGAVTAVGETFDERSNGGRLAAAAATGSGGCSGAGSQFSGVTESKEKGTEEGSEAPGSPTPSSTLKPLRRNSLTGDTGQEFHIENRFLYYLFTFGTELGNEFFYITFFPFVIWNLDAFVGRRLIMVWVWVMYLGQCTKDVIGWSRPDSPPVVKVEVFYNSEYSMPSTHAMSGMAIPFSLFVMTYGRWEYPITLGCSLALCWCLLVCVSRIYMGMHSVLDVIAGVLYSGLILLLFLPALDLIDGFNLTCRYAPVIIICLHLGLGLFSFTLDTWSTSRGDTAQILGTGAGVALASHANHYLGLMPDPTPDQLPFTMPPLSLGLVGMALLRLILGVLVLVATRALMKAITIPLVCRVFGVPSGDVRKARQHMEVELPYRYIVYGAVGFNVLFLVPLLFRQTQLS